The sequence below is a genomic window from Ignavibacteriales bacterium.
AAAACACCACTCCTATCCCATAACATCTCTCCCGCATACTTCATATATTTGAACAACAAAACTCAGCAATTATAAGGTTATAAAATGATTTCAGTTTACAATACACTGACAAAGAAAAAAGAAGAATTCATTCCAATAGATCCATCATTGGTAAGAATGTATGTGTGCGGACCAACTGTTTATGATTACTTTCACGTGGGTAACGCGCGTTCATTCATTATGAGCGATATCATCAGAAGATTTTTGGAATACAGCGGCTATAATGTAAAGTTCGTTATGAATCTTACGGATGTTGATGATAAAATTATTAAGAAGTCCATTGAAGAGAAAAAGGAATCAAGGTTAGTCGCTGAAAAATACGCGGATGCTTTTATGGAGGACATTCACAGACTAAAAATAAAACCTGCAGATGTTTATCCAAAAGCAACACTGCACATGGACGAGATTATCAATCTCATCAAGAACCTTGTTGATAAAGGTTTTGCTTACAACATAAACGGAAATGTTTTTTATGATGTGAACAAGTTTAAAGGTTACGGTAAACTAAGCGGAAAAAATATTGATGATCTTGAATCCGGTGCCCGTATTGAAATAAACGAAGAGAAAAAAAATCCATTAGACTTTTCATTGTGGAAAAAAGCAAAAGAAGGCGAGCCTTTCTGGGAAAGTCCCTGGGGCAACGGAAGACCCGGCTGGCATATTGAATGTTCAGCAATGAGCTGCAAACATCTCGGTGAAACTTTTGATATACACGCAGGCGGGAATGACCTGATATTTCCGCATCACGAAAATGAAATTGCGCAGAGCGAAGCATCAACCGGTAAGAAGTTTGTTAATTACTGGATTCATTTCGGATTTCTTAACATCAATGATGAAAAGATGTCGAAGTCACTCGGCAATTTTTTTACTGCGAGAGATATACTTAAAAAATATTCCGCAGAATCATTGAGAATGTTCTTTGCACAGGCTCATTACGGCGGTCCGCTTAACTTCAGTGAGGAGCTTCTTGCATCTGCTCAAAAGGGATTGGAGAAACTGAACACACTTGCTGAACGTATTGAAGAAAAAATAAAAAACGGAAGTGATTCAAAAGATAAAACCCAGTTTGATTTTAATAAGTATGAATCAGCTTTTAAATCAGCGATGGAAGATGATTTTAATTCGCCGCAGGCTGTTGCGGCAATTTTTGATTTTGTAAAAGAAGTGAATAAAGTTTTAGCAGAAACTGAAAATCACTCATCTGGGTTTTACAATTCAGTAAAAGATTTTCTTGCAAGAACAGCTTCGGGAGTTTTGGGCATATTAAGTTTTGATAAACAAACAGAATCGGGTGATGCTGCATTAGAGAATAGTCTTATTGAATTGCTGATAAATCTGAGGAACGATGCAAAGCTTTCGAAGAATTATGCGCTGTCTGATAAGATAAGAGATGAGTTGAAAAATCTTGGAGTCATCTTACAGGATTCTAAGGAAAAGACGAGTTATAAAAAGGGGAAATGATGATATTTGTGCTACAATCATTTTGCTTATAACTAAACAAATGAGCTGGTGCAAGTCATCCTATTTGTCAACCTGCCCGCCTCAGGCGGGTCGGTTCAGGTTCTTCTTCTTAACTAAAATGAATAATTGATACCGAAAAAGTCAAATGCTGAAACAAGCCCGCCTGCCGGTCGGGCAGGTTCAGCATGACGATGTTTAGAGTGCTATTATTAAGTATTCTGCATAGAGGTATCAAAATGGAATACTAAACTAACCTCAAGGTTAATGAACAAAAACACAACTAAAACAATTGAATTATCGAAGCAGTCAGTACCTTATAAAGTTATTCGTAATAACCGTAGTAAAAACATTCGATTGTATGTCAATGTGTTGGGCGAGCTTGAGGTACGGATTCCTAAACGGGTAAAGGAAGATTCCATCAGTGAAATACTAATGCAGCATAGTAAATGGATACTCAAACATTTATCAAACCGTCAACAAAAGAAAGAGTTTTATTACCTGGGAAGAAAACTAAACGTTGTTCAATCATTTGATATGTTCGGTACAATCAATCATTTCAAACTAAAAGATAATGTGTTGAATATTATTTCTCCCTGTGAAAATTCTTTAACGACAAATGATCTTTTCGAAATGTGGTTGAAACAGGAAGCAATGGAATACATTCCGGCACGAACTGCAAAGTTAGCAGAGCAATACGGGTTCGTACATATACGTATCACAATCAGAAGTCAGAAAAGCCGCTGGGGAAGCTGCTCGGCTAATGGTTCGTTATCATTTAACTCAAGACTGATGAAGTTTGATAAAGATGTTATAGATTATGTGATAGTCCATGAGCTTTGTCATTTGAAAGAAATGAATCATTCAAAAAAATTCTGGAAGCTGGTTGGAGAAATAATACCGGAGTACAAATATTTTGTTAAGAGATTAAGGAGTATGATATTCAGCGAGGATATGCCTAAACAAAAGTTTAATAGTAACTGAGCCGACTATAAGTTTTTTGTCATTCCGAACTTGT
It includes:
- a CDS encoding M48 family metallopeptidase codes for the protein MNKNTTKTIELSKQSVPYKVIRNNRSKNIRLYVNVLGELEVRIPKRVKEDSISEILMQHSKWILKHLSNRQQKKEFYYLGRKLNVVQSFDMFGTINHFKLKDNVLNIISPCENSLTTNDLFEMWLKQEAMEYIPARTAKLAEQYGFVHIRITIRSQKSRWGSCSANGSLSFNSRLMKFDKDVIDYVIVHELCHLKEMNHSKKFWKLVGEIIPEYKYFVKRLRSMIFSEDMPKQKFNSN
- a CDS encoding cysteine--tRNA ligase, with translation MSVYNTLTKKKEEFIPIDPSLVRMYVCGPTVYDYFHVGNARSFIMSDIIRRFLEYSGYNVKFVMNLTDVDDKIIKKSIEEKKESRLVAEKYADAFMEDIHRLKIKPADVYPKATLHMDEIINLIKNLVDKGFAYNINGNVFYDVNKFKGYGKLSGKNIDDLESGARIEINEEKKNPLDFSLWKKAKEGEPFWESPWGNGRPGWHIECSAMSCKHLGETFDIHAGGNDLIFPHHENEIAQSEASTGKKFVNYWIHFGFLNINDEKMSKSLGNFFTARDILKKYSAESLRMFFAQAHYGGPLNFSEELLASAQKGLEKLNTLAERIEEKIKNGSDSKDKTQFDFNKYESAFKSAMEDDFNSPQAVAAIFDFVKEVNKVLAETENHSSGFYNSVKDFLARTASGVLGILSFDKQTESGDAALENSLIELLINLRNDAKLSKNYALSDKIRDELKNLGVILQDSKEKTSYKKGK